The following nucleotide sequence is from Ornithodoros turicata isolate Travis chromosome 2, ASM3712646v1, whole genome shotgun sequence.
ATATTACCTATCTAGAATGATACATACTTGCTGTTTGAACTGGGAAAAGTTAGCTAATAATCTTATATATATTGGCAAAGTATGCAGATTTTGGAGCCAGAATAAGACATTGAATGAATACCAAAGTTCGTCCTGGGAGGAGGCGGTTGTAACATGGCAGTTTGACAACGTAGGGAGTAAGGCGTTTGAAAGTGATTGATTGAGATCAAATGATCCGAGACCATACCATCATACACCTTGTATACTAGGAGTGCAACCTTATATCTCCCAAAAATGTGAATATCTTGAACAGACAGACAATGGAAAGCGAAAGTATAGATTCATGGGGGGAGTAGACAAAATAACCCGCAGGGACTTCACTACTTAGTTGCACAAAATATTTTGATTCAACAAAGTGAGGTTAATGTGGCCAATGTATCAGTCAATGCAGGAGCTCACTGTTCTGGAGCTCTGTTCACTTTTTCACTTTCTTAATGTTTCAAGTTTGCATTAATTGTTGCAGTTCTAGTGGAAAACGTGGAGGACAGTGGTTGTTGGGTGCTGTTCAGTGAAAGGGGAATACATAACACTTACTACAGTCGTTCTGAGAAGTCTTGCAAATTTTTTGTCACCATTGCAGGGGTATCACATGGAACATTGGCGTACAGCGCCTCTGTACCCATTGGTCCTTGTTTGGCATCAAAAGAAAGATATATACAAAGTGGGCTTGCGCATCTATATGTGCAAGGCAGTAGCGGGCTTGGGCACTTACGATGTTATAAAATGACAGTGTGACACTCTTCAAAATTGAGAAATTGGCAAAGTCGCCTTTAGACTGCTTTTGTGATGTACCACCAACCACTATACTACAAATGTTTCAATCTCAGTGATTAATGCCAGCTGTACACTTCCTTATGCACACTATATAATTCAGTTGTACTGCTCTAAGAATTCAAAAAATACAGTTGTAAAATTGCATACAGGGTGCCCCACATAGTCTGCTTGTAGCCTGTCCCGATATCTCTATGGAAGTGGAATGAAGGAGCAGACTTCCTTTGTTCAGAGCACACCTGAGTGCCACAATACAGTTGTGCGggcagatactcatggaacttTTTCGAAATGTGCCCTCTTCCTGTGAAGCCTGGAAAAAAGAACCATGTAAGAGGTACTGAATTGCAAACAGCTGAATCAGGTGTTTCTGGTGTTGCTCTTGAACTTCAATTAACACTGTGGCTCAAAAGTTtatatttgaaaaattatatgaTTAATCTCAGTTAAGTAGGGGGCAATACGAAAAAAGAAGCTCATGCAGAAGACAACTGCCAACAACATGCAGCCAGTTACATTTGCGTACAATgtaccagttttttttttttttactttgttcaAATTATGTGGGACACCCTGGATTTGCATGGGGCATAATTTTTCCAACTAATTGTGAATTATGTAACCAGCACTGGAGCAAGAGACAAGTATTCAAGCACTGGTATTCAACTCGGAAGTGTATTTAGATACCTGATGATGTGTGGACTCCACACGAAAGTTTGTTTTCCAATTAAAGTTTTTCATATTAAATTTTGATGCTTCATTCTTTGTAATTTCTGTCTACCCCAGCCGTCTCCAGTTGGACTGtggatttttttaatttttttgtttttgtgtattTAGATAGTGCAGCAACATCTAAACTGAACAGTATAGCATttgaaagtgaacatattcgacacaaatgtgtctggttgggtgagaactatgatagtaacgaaaatctccaaccaagttacaggacggggatactggacgtttcggagccagttcggctgctgccaacggccactacagtcacccctgaggaaggagccgaactggctccgaaacgtctggtatccccgtcctgtaacttggttggagatttttcgttactatcatcAGTGTAGCATTTGAATCTGTGCTAACATGTAGTGTGATGTTAAGATCTGGTGAAGACAGGTACATTTTTGGCCATTTACTTAGCAGATGTGAGTGCAGAACTTAAACCATTGTTGCCACTAACTACAGTAGTACCTTCAATGGAAGGATGAACTTGCATTGAATATTCTATTGTGCGTAAGTATCTCATGTCGCCATTTCTGGCTGCATTGATTCCAGGCTTTGCCAAATGGAAGCATGGATGCTGGAGATGGCAGTAATGGGAGTGACACGCAAAGGCACGTCTGTGGACTCTGCTGGACCTCATTCAGCAGCCCCACAGAGCTCCAGCAGCACTGCCTCCGGTGCTTCTCCGAGGACAACTCTGAGACCAAGGCCTCTGAAGAGGGTCCTCCTCCCCCTCCGGAAGAAGAAACCAAAGATGAAGAAGGTAACTGCGACATTGAGAACAGCCCCTCTCCTAATCTAGATGCTGCAGATGAGCCGGATGATGACAGTGCATCAGTCAGGGAAGATTCTCCCACCACAAGTTCCTTGCCTGATGGCAAAACATTGCATTTATGTAAGCTCTGCCCCAAAACTTTTACAAATTATGGCAGCTATCGGCGACACCTACGCATGCACTCGTGTGGACACAGGTACACATGCGACATATGCGGGAAGCAGTTCTTTCGGCGATACCTCTGGATCAAGCACTATGAAAAAATTCATAACAGCATGATGCAGAATATGTGCCAATGCTGCACTTGTGAAGTGTGGCTGAAGAATAGTGATACCCTCAAAGAACATATTCGTACGAAGCACCGTTGCGTTCAGAGCCCTAGCAGTGACATTTCGGAGCCAATTAAAAAGCCTTCTGATACTGTTGTTCTTGATTCCGTATCGCTGAAGCCAATTTCAGGTGTGGCAAAGGAGACGTCAGATGATGGAGACGACTACGAAGGAAAGCATGTTGGCACACCGAGGTGCCAGTGGATGTGTAATATTTGCACAGACAGTTTTGTAACAAAAGCACATCTTATGAAACACAAGGAAGATAAACATGGGAGAAAGAGGTCTTGGATGTCCAAGAGTTCTACCCCAGATGTTGAAGTAAAACAGAAAAAGGTATCCGAAACAACTAAAGACCTATTCCAAAACATGCTTTCAGAGTTCAGTTTAAAAAAGATGCTATCAACAGAGAGCCCTCTGGAAAAACCAAAACCAAAGAAAGAGCCAAGCTGTACGGTAGAGCTTCCCTCCACATTCAGTCCAACATTTGCAGGTGGTGGCCTCTGTGATCCTACAAAAAGGGGTGTGTTCCTTTGTGAGATCTGCAAGAAGACTTTCATAAACCGCAGTAGTTACCTGAGACATAAGAAAATGCACACAGGAGTGCGACCTTATATCTGTGACCAGTGCTGCATGAGCTTCTTTAGGTCTGAGTCATTGActacacacaaaaagaaacatGCTCCAAATGATCCTTACAAGTGCTTTGTATGTGGTCATGAAGACGCAACAGCTGCAGGCCTATCTTCACACTTCATCTCGACACATTCAAAGCTTCCTGAAGAGTATGACAGTAATGCGGCAGCGCGATCTAAGCGTGGCAGGCCATCGAAGTATCCAAGTCATACAATGATATGCCCTACAGATATCCCAAAGGCACCACCCATGAGTCCTAGGAATGTGGAAAACCTAGATACCGACGCAAATTCTGATGACACTGTTCTAGCAAGCTTGAATGGAGACACAGGCTCTCCTAGTGCTGCAGCGGACAAGTACACCTGTCTAGTATGCTTCAAGTTCTTTCCTGATGAGCAGGCCTATTATGATCACCAGTGCAATGATGACTACCTTGCTGCTAGACACCAAAAGGACAGTTCTAGTCAAGTAGATACAAATGATACAGTCAGGCTAGTTATCATGGCAACCTGTAAGCTATGCCTGGAAAAGTTTTCTAGTGAGGAGGGCTTGTTTCGCCACATGGTGACACATATCAGCTGCTGGTCTCGTATTTGTGGCTACTGTGGGCAGTATTTCAAGGAAAACAACGAGCTCACAGAACACGTGCTGTCGGAACATTCTTCGCAGGATGAACCAATAAAACACTGCTTCTACTGTAGGCAAAAATTTGATGAAGGCAGTGCACTCAAAGGTCACGTTCTTGAAGTCCATGACATGATTTTTCATTTGGGTTCATCTACTGCCAGTGTAGCCTGGCAAAGCAATGGTTCAAAAAGTGCAAGAAAAAATAACTTAACGAAATGCAGCGAAGAAAGAGACTTTCACACATACACTTGTCGGTGTGAAGGGTGTGGAACTCCTTTTGAAGACTTCAAGTCCTCCATGCTGCATTTCAGGGACAAGCATAGTACCATTGTTACACTGGACAACCTTACACATGGAACTTGCACAGCATCAACGATCAATGGGAATGACTGCTGCACCAAGTGCAATGAGGCTTCAGTTGGCAGTGCCTCTCCCTGTAACCTGTGTTCTCGTAGTTACTCTGATGGTCCTGAAGTCCATGCCCACCAACAAGAAAGGCATATGTTAGTTGACTGGTACTGCTGTGATGCCTGTGATGCAAGTGGGCCACAGGATGTCATGGAAAAGCATGTACTATCCCACCTCTCCAAAGTAGGAAGTCTTCTTTTACCAGAGGGCATGTACCGTCCATCTTTCTTGTCGGGCACAACTGAGCCCTTCTGGAAGGTGCAGGAAGCTTTCGTGGACTGGTGCAAAAATGGATCTTCAGGAGTGAAGAGCTTGCACGCTAATGGAAAAGCAAGTTACACAATGGAAATGAGGACCAAGACACGGAGTGAGATTTTGATTGAAGAAGCGAAGAAGTGCACTATACAGAATGGGCACATTGTACCTGCTCCTAGAAAAGATGAGCTTTCTAAAGACCTCATTGACTTGTTGCCAAAGAATGGAGAGATAACAATGATTCCTATTAAGAACGAGCCAATCTGTGACACATCTTTTGAGTCCAGTCCTTTCTCACAACTGCGATCTGCTCTCACAAGGAAAATGGACGTCTTGGGTGGTGACAAGAATGGCAACATTCTCAAAGCACTTCTTGGAGAGAAGCGAGAGCCCTTCATCAGCACAGACCAATCGGATAATGTAAGTGATATTGAAACATTCCTCCAAGCTAACTTCTCTGAGGGCCACCCTTCAACATCCGATACAGATAGACCAAGGGTAGAATGTATGGAGCCTAGTGATACAAGTCTGACCAAGAAGCACAGCAGTGCAACAGTGCTACTCTGGACTGCAGGTCAGGACTGCAAGCACCACTTCACCCACTAGGAAATGACACCAAAAGCTGCACTTTGGCCTCAGCACCCACACGAGTGCAACGACTACCAATAAGTGTTTTATCGTTCAGACAGATTTGGTAAGCCCATCAAGTCTCACCAAAAGGTCTTTGAGACATGACAAATTCCTTGTGGGGACTGTGTTACATTTCACTGTTCTGTGCCTAATTTTAGTACCCAGGATCTAGTTCACACTGTACAAATAACTATGTGTTCAGCAATCGTGGCCAGTTGTGAAATACTGTCACGCTGTTTGGGAAGGATGTTAGTTTGCAACAACAGCTTCTTTAATGGCACAGATTTTGAGTATGGCTCAGGCAG
It contains:
- the LOC135385565 gene encoding zinc finger protein 43-like isoform X3, coding for MDAGDGSNGSDTQRHVCGLCWTSFSSPTELQQHCLRCFSEDNSETKASEEGPPPPPEEETKDEEGNCDIENSPSPNLDAADEPDDDSASVREDSPTTSSLPDGKTLHLCKLCPKTFTNYGSYRRHLRMHSCGHRYTCDICGKQFFRRYLWIKHYEKIHNSMMQNMCQCCTCEVWLKNSDTLKEHIRTKHRCVQSPSSDISEPIKKPSDTVVLDSVSLKPISGVAKETSDDGDDYEGKHVGTPRCQWMCNICTDSFVTKAHLMKHKEDKHGRKRSWMSKSSTPDVEVKQKKVSETTKDLFQNMLSEFSLKKMLSTESPLEKPKPKKEPSCTVELPSTFSPTFAGGGLCDPTKRGVFLCEICKKTFINRSSYLRHKKMHTGVRPYICDQCCMSFFRSESLTTHKKKHAPNDPYKCFVCGHEDATAAGLSSHFISTHSKLPEEYDSNAAARSKRGRPSKYPSHTMICPTDIPKAPPMSPRNVENLDTDANSDDTVLASLNGDTGSPSAAADKYTCLVCFKFFPDEQAYYDHQCNDDYLAARHQKDSSSQVDTNDTVRLVIMATCKLCLEKFSSEEGLFRHMVTHISCWSRICGYCGQYFKENNELTEHVLSEHSSQDEPIKHCFYCRQKFDEGSALKGHVLEVHDMIFHLGSSTASVAWQSNGSKSARKNNLTKCSEERDFHTYTCRCEGCGTPFEDFKSSMLHFRDKHSTIVTLDNLTHGTCTASTINGNDCCTKCNEASVGSASPCNLCSRSYSDGPEVHAHQQERHMLVDWYCCDACDASGPQDVMEKHVLSHLSKVGSLLLPEGMYRPSFLSGTTEPFWKVQEAFVDWCKNGSSGVKSLHANGKASYTMEMRTKTRSEILIEEAKKCTIQNGHIVPAPRKDELSKDLIDLLPKNGEITMIPIKNEPICDTSFESSPFSQLRSALTRKMDVLGGDKNGNILKALLGEKREPFISTDQSDNIDQG
- the LOC135385565 gene encoding zinc finger protein 43-like isoform X2, which gives rise to MDAGDGSNGSDTQRHVCGLCWTSFSSPTELQQHCLRCFSEDNSETKASEEGPPPPPEEETKDEEGNCDIENSPSPNLDAADEPDDDSASVREDSPTTSSLPDGKTLHLCKLCPKTFTNYGSYRRHLRMHSCGHRYTCDICGKQFFRRYLWIKHYEKIHNSMMQNMCQCCTCEVWLKNSDTLKEHIRTKHRCVQSPSSDISEPIKKPSDTVVLDSVSLKPISGVAKETSDDGDDYEGKHVGTPRCQWMCNICTDSFVTKAHLMKHKEDKHGRKRSWMSKSSTPDVEVKQKKVSETTKDLFQNMLSEFSLKKMLSTESPLEKPKPKKEPSCTVELPSTFSPTFAGGGLCDPTKRGVFLCEICKKTFINRSSYLRHKKMHTGVRPYICDQCCMSFFRSESLTTHKKKHAPNDPYKCFVCGHEDATAAGLSSHFISTHSKLPEEYDSNAAARSKRGRPSKYPSHTMICPTDIPKAPPMSPRNVENLDTDANSDDTVLASLNGDTGSPSAAADKYTCLVCFKFFPDEQAYYDHQCNDDYLAARHQKDSSSQVDTNDTVRLVIMATCKLCLEKFSSEEGLFRHMVTHISCWSRICGYCGQYFKENNELTEHVLSEHSSQDEPIKHCFYCRQKFDEGSALKGHVLEVHDMIFHLGSSTASVAWQSNGSKSARKNNLTKCSEERDFHTYTCRCEGCGTPFEDFKSSMLHFRDKHSTIVTLDNLTHGTCTASTINGNDCCTKCNEASVGSASPCNLCSRSYSDGPEVHAHQQERHMLVDWYCCDACDASGPQDVMEKHVLSHLSKVGSLLLPEGMYRPSFLSGTTEPFWKVQEAFVDWCKNGSSGVKSLHANGKASYTMEMRTKTRSEILIEEAKKCTIQNGHIVPAPRKDELSKDLIDLLPKNGEITMIPIKNEPICDTSFESSPFSQLRSALTRKMDVLGGDKNGNILKALLGEKREPFISTDQSDNTKGRMYGA
- the LOC135385565 gene encoding zinc finger protein 43-like isoform X1 produces the protein MDAGDGSNGSDTQRHVCGLCWTSFSSPTELQQHCLRCFSEDNSETKASEEGPPPPPEEETKDEEGNCDIENSPSPNLDAADEPDDDSASVREDSPTTSSLPDGKTLHLCKLCPKTFTNYGSYRRHLRMHSCGHRYTCDICGKQFFRRYLWIKHYEKIHNSMMQNMCQCCTCEVWLKNSDTLKEHIRTKHRCVQSPSSDISEPIKKPSDTVVLDSVSLKPISGVAKETSDDGDDYEGKHVGTPRCQWMCNICTDSFVTKAHLMKHKEDKHGRKRSWMSKSSTPDVEVKQKKVSETTKDLFQNMLSEFSLKKMLSTESPLEKPKPKKEPSCTVELPSTFSPTFAGGGLCDPTKRGVFLCEICKKTFINRSSYLRHKKMHTGVRPYICDQCCMSFFRSESLTTHKKKHAPNDPYKCFVCGHEDATAAGLSSHFISTHSKLPEEYDSNAAARSKRGRPSKYPSHTMICPTDIPKAPPMSPRNVENLDTDANSDDTVLASLNGDTGSPSAAADKYTCLVCFKFFPDEQAYYDHQCNDDYLAARHQKDSSSQVDTNDTVRLVIMATCKLCLEKFSSEEGLFRHMVTHISCWSRICGYCGQYFKENNELTEHVLSEHSSQDEPIKHCFYCRQKFDEGSALKGHVLEVHDMIFHLGSSTASVAWQSNGSKSARKNNLTKCSEERDFHTYTCRCEGCGTPFEDFKSSMLHFRDKHSTIVTLDNLTHGTCTASTINGNDCCTKCNEASVGSASPCNLCSRSYSDGPEVHAHQQERHMLVDWYCCDACDASGPQDVMEKHVLSHLSKVGSLLLPEGMYRPSFLSGTTEPFWKVQEAFVDWCKNGSSGVKSLHANGKASYTMEMRTKTRSEILIEEAKKCTIQNGHIVPAPRKDELSKDLIDLLPKNGEITMIPIKNEPICDTSFESSPFSQLRSALTRKMDVLGGDKNGNILKALLGEKREPFISTDQSDNVSDIETFLQANFSEGHPSTSDTDRPRVECMEPSDTSLTKKHSSATVLLWTAGQDCKHHFTH